Proteins from a genomic interval of Bradyrhizobium sp. CCGB01:
- a CDS encoding endonuclease domain-containing protein, producing MPQEPSHRSVPKHLRQFAKNMRHEPTDAEAAMWRLLRDRRLSTYKFRRQVPFKSYILDFVCFDARLVIEIDGSQHAESQRDAAREAALSAEGFSVARYWNNDVLQQSAAVLEDILAKLAGR from the coding sequence GTGCCGCAGGAACCGTCCCATCGGTCGGTCCCCAAACATCTCCGCCAGTTTGCGAAGAACATGCGGCACGAACCGACGGACGCGGAGGCAGCGATGTGGCGTCTGCTCAGGGACCGTCGGCTCTCCACCTACAAGTTTCGTCGGCAAGTCCCATTTAAGAGCTACATTCTCGACTTCGTCTGCTTCGACGCGCGTCTCGTGATCGAGATCGACGGAAGCCAGCATGCTGAATCCCAACGTGACGCCGCTCGCGAAGCCGCACTTTCCGCAGAAGGTTTCTCTGTCGCGCGCTACTGGAATAACGACGTGTTGCAACAATCCGCGGCTGTTTTGGAGGACATCCTTGCAAAGCTTGCCGGGCGGTAA
- the dnaN gene encoding DNA polymerase III subunit beta, producing MKVTVERAQLLKSLGHVHRVVERRNTIPILGNVLVRAENAKLSLKATDLDLEVTETLAAETATAGSTTVPAHMFYDIVRKLPDGSQIVLEADGDRAVLAIRAGRSRFTLQTLPENDFPDLAAGDMSHSFSLAAKDVKRLIDRTQFAISTEETRYYLNGIYLHAAGTAKAATLRGVATDGHRLAQLDLVQPKGADGMPGVIVPRKTVGEVQRLIEDTEAEMTIELSQAKIRFTIGNVVLTSKLIDGTFPDYGRVIPQGNDKELVVDKKDFENAVDRVSTISSERGRAVKLSLSPGKLVLSVTNPDSGSATEELEVEYASDALDIGFNSRYLLDIAAQIEGDVATLKLADPGSPTLVQDRDDKSALYVLMPMRV from the coding sequence ATGAAGGTTACGGTCGAACGCGCGCAACTCCTGAAGTCACTGGGTCATGTCCATCGCGTGGTCGAGCGCCGCAACACGATTCCGATCCTCGGCAACGTGCTGGTCCGCGCCGAGAATGCCAAATTGTCGCTGAAGGCAACCGACCTCGACCTCGAGGTGACGGAGACGCTTGCGGCGGAAACCGCAACCGCCGGCTCCACCACCGTGCCGGCCCACATGTTCTACGACATCGTGCGCAAGCTGCCGGATGGTTCGCAGATCGTGCTGGAGGCCGACGGCGACCGCGCCGTGCTGGCGATCCGCGCCGGCCGTTCGCGCTTCACGCTGCAGACCCTGCCGGAGAACGATTTCCCGGATCTGGCCGCCGGCGACATGTCGCATTCGTTCTCGCTTGCCGCCAAGGACGTCAAGCGGCTGATCGACCGCACCCAGTTCGCGATCTCGACCGAAGAGACGCGCTACTACCTCAACGGCATCTATCTGCACGCCGCCGGCACCGCGAAAGCCGCGACCCTGCGCGGCGTCGCCACCGACGGCCACCGCCTCGCCCAGCTCGACCTGGTGCAGCCCAAGGGCGCCGACGGCATGCCCGGCGTCATCGTGCCGCGCAAGACAGTCGGCGAAGTGCAGCGCCTGATCGAGGACACCGAAGCCGAGATGACGATCGAGCTGTCGCAGGCCAAGATCCGCTTCACCATCGGCAATGTGGTGCTGACCTCGAAACTGATCGACGGCACCTTCCCCGACTATGGCCGCGTGATCCCGCAGGGCAACGACAAGGAACTGGTCGTCGACAAGAAGGATTTCGAGAACGCAGTCGACCGCGTCTCCACCATCTCCAGCGAACGCGGACGCGCGGTGAAGCTGTCGCTGTCGCCGGGCAAGCTGGTGCTGTCGGTCACCAACCCGGATTCCGGCAGCGCGACCGAAGAGCTCGAGGTCGAATACGCCTCCGACGCCCTCGATATCGGCTTCAACTCGCGCTATTTGCTCGACATCGCCGCCCAGATCGAAGGCGACGTCGCCACGCTCAAGCTCGCCGACCCCGGCTCGCCGACCCTGGTCCAGGACCGCGACGACAAGAGCGCGCTGTATGTGCTGATGCCGATGCGGGTGTGA
- the recF gene encoding DNA replication/repair protein RecF (All proteins in this family for which functions are known are DNA-binding proteins that assist the filamentation of RecA onto DNA for the initiation of recombination or recombinational repair.) has translation MTPSRIHRLTLTHFRNYRAAGLETAADMVALVGPNGAGKTNCIEAISFLSPGRGLRRATLEDVADNQGDGSWAVSAQVEGALGLATLGTGIDAPRPDSTVSRRCRIDREPVNSATSFGDHIRMVWLTPAMDGLFMGAGSERRRFFDRLVLAIDNEHSSRINALERSLRSRNRLLETRNYDDHWCDAIERETAELAVAVAATRGQTAARLTGMLNARAQASAFPSAQIALDGWMENALLTETATSVEDRYRQILRDNRPRDAIAGRTTDGPHLTDLQVIYAPKSMPARDASTGEQKALLIGLVLAHATLVAEMTGIVPLLLLDEVVAHLDPNRRAALFDELRKLGAQVWLTGADPAAFAEIGAGGEVFDVESGRVSARR, from the coding sequence ATGACCCCCTCCCGCATTCATCGCCTGACGCTGACGCATTTTCGCAATTACCGGGCGGCGGGGCTCGAGACGGCGGCTGACATGGTGGCGCTGGTCGGGCCGAACGGGGCGGGCAAGACCAATTGCATCGAGGCGATCTCGTTCCTGTCACCGGGACGCGGCTTGCGGCGCGCGACGCTGGAAGACGTCGCGGACAACCAGGGCGACGGCTCCTGGGCGGTCTCTGCGCAGGTCGAGGGCGCGCTGGGGCTTGCGACGCTCGGCACCGGCATCGACGCGCCGCGCCCCGACAGTACGGTCAGCCGGCGCTGCCGCATCGACCGCGAGCCGGTCAATTCGGCGACCAGCTTCGGCGACCACATCCGCATGGTGTGGTTGACGCCGGCGATGGACGGGCTGTTCATGGGCGCCGGCTCCGAACGGCGGCGCTTCTTCGACCGCCTGGTGCTCGCGATCGACAACGAGCATTCCAGCCGCATCAACGCGCTCGAACGTTCACTGCGCTCGCGCAACCGCCTGCTCGAGACGCGCAATTACGACGACCATTGGTGTGACGCGATCGAGCGCGAGACCGCCGAGCTTGCTGTCGCGGTCGCGGCGACGCGCGGCCAGACCGCGGCGCGCCTCACCGGCATGCTGAACGCGCGCGCGCAGGCTTCCGCGTTTCCGTCGGCGCAAATCGCGCTCGACGGCTGGATGGAGAATGCGCTGCTGACCGAAACCGCGACGTCGGTCGAGGACCGTTATCGCCAGATCCTGCGCGATAACCGCCCGCGCGACGCCATCGCCGGCCGTACCACCGACGGTCCGCATCTCACCGATCTCCAGGTGATCTATGCACCGAAGAGCATGCCGGCGCGCGATGCCTCGACCGGCGAGCAGAAGGCGCTGCTGATCGGGCTCGTGCTGGCACATGCGACGCTGGTGGCCGAGATGACCGGCATCGTGCCGCTGCTGCTGCTCGACGAGGTCGTCGCGCATCTCGATCCGAACCGCCGCGCGGCGCTGTTCGACGAGCTGCGCAAGCTCGGCGCGCAGGTGTGGCTGACCGGCGCAGACCCGGCCGCCTTCGCCGAGATTGGCGCAGGCGGCGAAGTCTTTGACGTCGAGAGCGGACGAGTCTCCGCCCGTCGCTAG